Proteins found in one Miscanthus floridulus cultivar M001 chromosome 4, ASM1932011v1, whole genome shotgun sequence genomic segment:
- the LOC136548668 gene encoding uncharacterized protein: MTPKMEAYYKLVRRLEDKFNGLELNHVARKFNEAADKLAKMALAWALVPPIVFARDLHKPSIDYASAAEKGPLVEPTTGLEAPSVAETPSSKPEVMEVNAEPLEANQGTDWRVPFLDCLVRGELPIDRIEARWLAR, encoded by the coding sequence atgaccccaaaaatggaggcatactacaagctggtacgtcgccttgaagacaagttcaacggtctcgaactcaaccacgtcgcGCGTAAATTCAATGAGGCCGCGGACAAATTGGCAAAGATGGCATTGGCATGGGCCCTGGTCCCCCCGAtcgtctttgccagagacctccacaagccttccatcgactatgcctcggcaGCAGAGAAGGGCCCACTGGTCGAGCCCACCACAGGGCTTGAGGCCCCCTCTGTCGCTGAGACTCCTTCGTccaagcctgaggtcatggaagtcaacgcggagcctctcgaggccaaccagggcacagactggcgagtcccgttccttgattgcctcgttcgaggagagcttcccatAGACAGGatcgaagcccgatggcttgctcggtga